TAGCTTTCTTACGTATCGATCAAACAGCTCTCTGGTTATTCAAACCAATGACTTACCTTGCTGGACTTGCTTCACCACTTGCTTGGTTATCTATCGGTTCAACTTTAGGCGAAATCAGTTTCAAAAAAGCTGCTTCAGACAAAACTTCTTGGTACTACAGTGTTGTTAAAGTTATCTTAGTTCCAGCTATCAACATTGTTTTCCTAGCTATTCTAACAGTTACAAACATTTTACCAGTTAGCTTTGTAGCACTTGCTACCATCGTAATTATGATGGCTACACCAACCGCAACCGTTGCTGCAGCTTATGCCATTAGTTTTGATAAAGATGCTTTACTGGCTTCCAACGCCTCACTCTTATCAACTGTTATGGCCGTCATCATGACTCCTGTCTGGATTATCATTCTAGAAGTCATTAGCAAAACAGGATTATTCTAAAAATTCATACTCACTCTATCTATTAAATCTTAGGAGGAAACAATTATGTTTAAAATCGCTTGTTACGGAGTTCGACCAAATGAAGTACCTTTCTTTCAATCACTAAATAAATACAACTATGAATTAACTTTAGTAGAAGAATTACTAACTCACCAAAATATTCAAACGGCTCAACATCATGATGCTGTTTTATTAAGAGGAAATTGTATTGCGGACCGTCAAAATTTAAGTAAAATGGCCGAATATGGCATAAAATATGTCTTCACAAGAACTGTCGGCTTTAATCATATTGACTTAGAAGCTGCTGCTGAATACAAAATGGAAGTTGCTCGCGTTCCTTCATACTCACCAAATGCAATTGCAGAGCTTTCTTTAACACTAGCAATGATGTTGTTACGCAATACTGCTTACACAACAAACAGAACTTCTTTTAAAAATTTCATCGTTGATAGCCAAATGTTCAGTCGTGAAATCCGTAACTGTACCGTTGGAGTAATTGGAACAGGTAAAATTGGTTTAACTGAAGCTAAATTATTTAAAGGCTTAGGCGCTAAAGTTATTGGCTATGACGTTTTCGAATCTGACGCAGCCAAAGAAGTACTTGAATTTAAAAGCTTAGATGCTCTTTTAGCAGAAAGTGACATTGTTAGTATCCATGTTCCTTACTTCCCTGGAAAAAATGACAAAATGATTAATGCAGAATTCTTATCTAAAATGAAAGAAGACGCTATTTTAATCAATACTGCTCGTGGTGAATTACAAGACAACGAAGCCATCCTTGAAGCTTTAGAAACCAATCAAATTGGTGCCTTTGGGACAGATGTTTTTGCAAACGAAAAAGATTTATTCTTCAAGAAATTTTCACCTTGGCAAGCATTACCAGATCCAACTGTCCAAAAATTAGTTGATCTATACCCAAGAGTTTTAGTAACACCTCATATTGGTTCAAATACGGATGAAGCCTTAGCGAATATGGTCGAAACCAGCTTCGAGAATTTCAATGAAATTCTAACTACCGGAAAAACTGCTAATGCTGTTGAATTACCAGTCTTAGCTTAAATTAAATAAACAGAAAAAAAGTGCTCCTACCATCATGTGTAGAGCACTTTTTTTCTGCTTATTAAACTTCTGAAATTGGTTCTGATAATAACAGACTACCCTGAATTCCATAATAATTGACAACCATTTTAGAAATATCTGTTGCCCAGTATGCAATACCAGCTTCTCCAGCTAATTCAGTAAACTGTTCAAAAGTGATTTCACCAGCTTGTGCACGCTTGACAGCCTGCTTGATTTTTTCAGCAGATTCAATGGGTACTACTGGTTTGGGAATACCGTTAAATTGAATGTCAATTGAACTATCTTCATCATAGTAGCGATACATGCCCGCAGCGACCCTGTACTCATAATGAGAGACTCCAATTTCTTTAAAATTTTTAATTAATTCTGCAAATCCACCTGCATTCGTTTCATTATTAATTATTTTTTCAATTTCCTGATAATCCAATCCCACAATCTGACCTCCATTAGCCCTATTAATTTTTCAAATACTTTTCAATCTCATTTTGATGGGTGTCTCTTAACGAATACAGTGTCAAAGGTCGTCCAATTTCTAAATATTCCATTTCCTCATGCAAAATCTGAATATCTACCAGAAATAATAAATACTTCTTAGTTGAAATGCGTGACAAACCAATCTCTCCGGCTAATTGCTCCGTTGAAAAACTACCTTTTATTTTCTGAATCTGACGATAAACCTTCTTTAAAGTTAACTTAGACAAACCCTTAGGTAAATCCTCGACTTTTCCCGAACTAACAGGAGCTGTTGGTATCGTTCCGCTATTAAAGTATTTATCCAGTTGGCTCTGATCAGTTGACTGTAACTCTTGCATTACATCAGTTAATTTTTCAAATTTCTCAAAAGCTAGTTTAAAACGCTCAAAGGTAAATGGCTTGATTAAGTAATCTACCACACCATAATAAATAGCTTCCTTGACTGTCGAAACATCATTCGCCGCAGTAATTAGAATAACAGCAACGTTTATTTTTTTATCATGTAGCTCTGCCAAAAATTCGATCCCTGTCATACCTGGTAAATAGACATCCAGTAGTAGCAAATCGACTGATTCTTCAGCAAGTAATTCACGTGCATCTGGTATATTCCGTACATTTCCAACAATATGAACATCCGCAATTTTTTCTATAAACTGTTGATTCAGCATGGCAACCATTGGGTCATCTTCAATAATTAAAACGTTTGTCATGTTGCTTCCTCCATTTCATATGGGAGTTCAATATAAAAGGTTGTCCCTTGGTTTTGTTGACTTTTAACCTCAATAAAACCTTGATGATTCGTGACAATCGTTTGAATCAAATTCAATCCATAACCACGATGCTCTCCTTTAGTTGAGAAGCCTCGCTCAAACATTTTCGCCTGAATATCTGCAGCTATTCCCTGACCAGAATCTGTAACTTTGATGATCAAAATCTGACCCTCAAGATCATAACTGACTAACAAAGTTACGCGCTTATCAAGAGTATGAGCAACTGCCTCTTTTGCATTATCTAATAAATTACCCATAATTTGCAATAACAAGTGGATGCTCTCTCCTGTTTTTAATTCTGGTAAAAAGGACTGCTCCTCTAAAATGATTTCAACCCCTTGTTCTTTCGCTTCATTAATTTTGCCTAACAAGAAACCTGCAATCGCCGGAACTTTTATTTTCTCCGTAATATAACCAACTTCTTCTTGATAATCATTATTCAACTGTCTAATAAAGCTTGTTACTTCCGAATATTTTTCTAACTCTATCAACCCTAAAATGACATGCATTTTATTCATAAATTCATGGGTCTGAGCCCGCATTGAATCAATGTATTGTTCCGTTCCACTCAACTCATGAATTAAATTTTGCATTTCAGATTGATCCCTAAAAGTCGCTACTGCACCCGCAAAATCTCCCTCGATAAAAATCGGGGCTACACTAGCAATAACTTCTATCCCACTCAAATATAAGGCTTGGTCTTTCAGTTTTTCTTTTGTTTCAAAAACTTGCTCAAACAAAACTGAATATAAAACTTCGTCTAAATGGACACCTAATTTAATTTCTTGTTGAATATCAGATTGAGCAAACATTTTAATCGCTTCACGATTCACCAAAACAATTTCTTGATTGCTAGAAATTGCTAAAATACCTTCACTGACTTCATTCTCAATAATTTCTTTTTCACTTAATCGAGTAGCAATTTCACTAGGCTCTAAACCAAATAAAATTGATTTAATTTTTTGTGCTAAGAAAATAGCTCCAATAACACCAACAATTAGACCCAAACCTAATCCTACTAAAATCTTCCACTGTGCATCACTGACATCACGATTAATGGTATCCATCGTTAATCCCACACAAACAACACCAATCACCTCTCCACTACTATTAAATACCGGAGTAAAATAACGATAGCCATCGCCTAGAACACCTATTTGCTCGGAATAATGACTTTTACCAGAGAGCGCTTTTTTAGCATCTTTAACATTTGAGAATGTTTCACCAATCACTGTTTCATCGGGATGGGATAAACGAATCATATTCGTGTCTAACACTACAACAAAATCTACATTTGTCGTATCAACAACCATTTGTGCATAATTTTGGACCTCATCTTGCTCGACCAAACCTAGCAAGCCATCTTTAACAATACTACTTTCCGCTGCTAAATTAGCTATATTGGCAATCTTTTCTTTTGTATTTTCAAATTCCTTAGCAATAACATAATTTCGAATTAAAACAGCTGAAACCACTAAGGACACTAATGTTGCCGCCGTTACAACCACAATAATAGTGGACTGCAAAGATAATTTTTTTCGCTTTGGGACATTTACTAGCCCTTTTTTTATTTTAGTTTTCATATTTATAGGAGTCCCCTTTTATTTTCTTTCTTCAATATACCCAATAAAACCTTATTTAGCAACCTTTTAAGCACAAAAACAAGTAAACAGAAACTCTTGACCTGATACGCGTTTCACAAGTTACACTAGTAAAAACAAGAGAGGATGATGGAAATGAATACAATTATCGAGATTACAGATAAGATTGGTCTAGATTATTATTTTGTAACCTTAACACTCAATCATGATAAATTGGAAATCAAAAATACACACTCTAAAATCAAAAAAATCCAGCGAGAGTTGCCAATTGCTGAAATAGAAAAAGTTACCTTAACCCAAAGATTTGGAGCTAAAACCCTAAATTTCCACTATAAAAACGAATTTTTTTCAATTGTTGATTGTGGTACAAGTATCGTTCCTTTTCTAGAGGCCGTTTTTATAAATAAAATAGTCTAAATAGAAAGAAAGGGTTTACAGTTATTTTTTAAAATGCTACGCTATAACTAGATTGTTTTTACAAATTTTTCCGAAATCTTCATCAAAAAGAAAAACAAACGCTTTCTATAGAGATGCGTTAATAAAATAGAAATGGGTGATTTAAATGGTCAAACGATTACTAAGTAGTAGTGCAAGTGATGTTGCTAAAATGAGTTCATCTGAATTAAAGCAAGCGATTCTAGCTTCTGAAGGACGTACAATTTGTTCCGAAAACGTTGTAATGGCACCGCCAGTTGCAGGGGATATTACCAACGCTGAAGTGGCTAGCGCTTATGGAGCCGATTTAATTTTGCTAAATGCATTTGATTGCTTAAATCCGATTATTTTAGGACTACCAGGCTTTTCTAATTTCAACGAGATTGTTGCTGCAATGCAAGATACCAGTAAAAACACGCGGAATCCCGTTGCAGAAGTCAAAAAATTAGTTGGTAGACCCGTTGGCGTAAATTTAGAACCTGTTGATCTAGAAGCTGATATGGCCGAAGATTTGTTAATCATTTCTGAAGGCCGAATTTGTTCAGAAGCAACTTTAAAACGCGCTGATGAACTGGGCTTTGATTTTATTTGCCTAACAGGAAACCCTGGTACCGGTGTAACAAATCGTCAAATTGCCAAAGCTGTGATACTAGCTAAAAAACACTTCTCTGGTTTGGTTATTGCTGGGAAAATGCATGGCGCGGGAGTTGCTGAGCCTGTAGCATCGACAGAAGCGATTCACGAATTTATTGAAGCTGGAGCAGATATTATTTTGCTACCTGCAGTTGGAACTGTTCCTGGATTCACCGATAGCGAATTGATTGAAGCTGTTAAATACGCTAAATCTAAAGGCGCTTTAACCATGTCTGCAATTGGAACTAGCCAAGAAAGTGCAGATAAAGAAACCATTAAACAAATTGCGATTCGCAATAAAGTTGCTGGTGTTGATATTCAACATATTGGCGATGCTGGTTACGGTGGTTTAGCACCTGCTGAAAATATCTATGCTATGTCGCTCGCTATTCGTGGTATGCGTCACACAATGAACCGAATTTCACGATCAATTAATCGTTAACTAATTTATAATCTAGTTTACTTGTATCACGAATTCATTCTTATTCTAATTAAAAAAACTCAATTCAAGTTAAGTATGTTTACCCTACTTTGTCTGAATTGAGTTTTTAATTTTTACTTTAACATAGAATTAAAGAAATCTTTCACTTATATAATTTTGTAACTGGCCTCGTTAATCAATATAACTCCTGACAATTTTTCTTGAGCTGGATAATTAGCTCTATAGTTCACAAAAAACCACCTTATCGAGGATTAATAACTTTAATTTTATAATAATTGTCCTCGAATCATGATCTTTGTATTATATGATAAAAAAACCTTTCACATAGTCTTCAATTTGTGTATCATCAAAATGCTTCATTATATTTAAAGCTTCATCCATCATGAATTTTCCTGTTGATTCGTCCCCAATCAACATATAATAACGTCCTTTGATATAATATAAAATACTCTTTTCCCACAAAAAATCATCTGTCAAAACTTTTTCAATCGCCTCCATAAAAAAGTGAGCATCTTCTAAAAAACCATATTTCAAACACTTTAAAATTGTATTTAAAATGGCCTTAATCACAATTTTCTTCAACTCAATATTTTCTGTATATATTTCTAATTTACCCAATAATTCTTTAGAAAATAACAATACAATCTGTATATTTAGTTTTTCAATTGCATGACTATACAACAAAAGTTCATATTGAGTCCAATCTTCAATAGAAAATAAGTAATCGCTCAATTCAGTCAAATAAGCTTGAGGAACTTCTTCCTCTTCCTCTAAGCTATCTAATAATATATAAATAACGATATAGTTCAGTTTATTTTTTTTGTCTCCACTCAATTTAAATTCTTTCATTTCATCTGTCATTTTTTCTTTCAATTTACAAACATCTTTATTTTTGTAATAATATTTAATAATACTAAAGAACATTTTTACAGGGTTGTCTTGATAACCATTTAACATTAATTCAAATTCATCAAAGCCTATATTAAGTTTATCTAAAATCTTGAAAAATTTATCAATTGTTAACATCGTTTCACCGCGCTCAAACTTAGATAACAACGAATAAGACATAATTCCCTCAGAAATTTCCTCTAGACTCTGTCTTTTGTCTAATCTAATTTTTCTGATTAACTCACCGTATACTTCATGCCCATCATTTTGCAATTTTGTACTCATAACTTAACCTCACTTTGTAATATATTAAAGAATATATATATACGGTCCTGATAAAGACTATAATATAATTACAGAGTGAGAATTCAACTATATCCGACTTAACTATATCTGAAAAAAGCACTCGATTCAATACAATAAATAACTCCTTATTTAAAATTTCAAGCTTAGATGATGTTTAAAGTATGAGCTCCTTTTCTTTTTAACTAAATAATTTACTCTTTAGTGTATCTAACATTTTTTCAAACGGTTACTTAAAAATAAGAAATCAGTCCAAAACAGACTTCTTTCAGAAAGATATATGGCGTAAACTTTCTTGCCATAAAAAGACTTTTTTCTTAAAAAATCTATTCACAAAAACTATCCCCAATAAAAATATTTTTAACTTCTGTTTCAGCTTATTACCATTTTTAAAAACTATTTTAGGAAAGGAAAATGTATATTAACATGAATATACAAGGTAAGTTATGGGAATTATTGACAACTGCTTCAACGATCGATATATTTACTCCATTGTATTTATATCTCTAGATACTCAGTACAGGCACCAACGCTTGATTTCATTGACTGATGATTGGGATAAAAGTGTAATAGAAAATTTTTTTACAGAAACTTTTAATCATTCCGTTGTTGTTGAATCAATTGATTTTTATGATACTGCGTGGTCAATAAAAAATAAATGAAAACTTCAAGTTTAACTAAAAAAATTAGAAGCTATAAAAATTTATAGCTTCTAATTTTTAACTCTTAATTCTTTTATTTAATGGGGGAGTTTATGTATAGAAACTTATATTCTATGCTAGCTTAATTCGTTTTTAGTACGGTTCTACAATTAAATAATAATATCGATATCCACGGGCATCTCTATACCCAAATAAAAACGCGGACCTTCTATAACTCAAATCCCCCAAAAATAGACCTATCAATTAACCTTAAGGTCTTTGATAGGTCTACATTAAATTTATTCATTCACTTTTATTATTGCGCACTTTAATGATGGTACATAAATAAACATAAATTACTTAATTAGTCGTTCAGGCATCATTTGCTCTAAAAATCCCCAGACACCATTTCC
This Carnobacterium maltaromaticum DSM 20342 DNA region includes the following protein-coding sequences:
- a CDS encoding DUF1398 family protein, which translates into the protein MGLDYQEIEKIINNETNAGGFAELIKNFKEIGVSHYEYRVAAGMYRYYDEDSSIDIQFNGIPKPVVPIESAEKIKQAVKRAQAGEITFEQFTELAGEAGIAYWATDISKMVVNYYGIQGSLLLSEPISEV
- a CDS encoding 2-hydroxyacid dehydrogenase; protein product: MFKIACYGVRPNEVPFFQSLNKYNYELTLVEELLTHQNIQTAQHHDAVLLRGNCIADRQNLSKMAEYGIKYVFTRTVGFNHIDLEAAAEYKMEVARVPSYSPNAIAELSLTLAMMLLRNTAYTTNRTSFKNFIVDSQMFSREIRNCTVGVIGTGKIGLTEAKLFKGLGAKVIGYDVFESDAAKEVLEFKSLDALLAESDIVSIHVPYFPGKNDKMINAEFLSKMKEDAILINTARGELQDNEAILEALETNQIGAFGTDVFANEKDLFFKKFSPWQALPDPTVQKLVDLYPRVLVTPHIGSNTDEALANMVETSFENFNEILTTGKTANAVELPVLA
- a CDS encoding Rgg/GadR/MutR family transcriptional regulator, whose protein sequence is MSTKLQNDGHEVYGELIRKIRLDKRQSLEEISEGIMSYSLLSKFERGETMLTIDKFFKILDKLNIGFDEFELMLNGYQDNPVKMFFSIIKYYYKNKDVCKLKEKMTDEMKEFKLSGDKKNKLNYIVIYILLDSLEEEEEVPQAYLTELSDYLFSIEDWTQYELLLYSHAIEKLNIQIVLLFSKELLGKLEIYTENIELKKIVIKAILNTILKCLKYGFLEDAHFFMEAIEKVLTDDFLWEKSILYYIKGRYYMLIGDESTGKFMMDEALNIMKHFDDTQIEDYVKGFFII
- a CDS encoding response regulator; this translates as MTNVLIIEDDPMVAMLNQQFIEKIADVHIVGNVRNIPDARELLAEESVDLLLLDVYLPGMTGIEFLAELHDKKINVAVILITAANDVSTVKEAIYYGVVDYLIKPFTFERFKLAFEKFEKLTDVMQELQSTDQSQLDKYFNSGTIPTAPVSSGKVEDLPKGLSKLTLKKVYRQIQKIKGSFSTEQLAGEIGLSRISTKKYLLFLVDIQILHEEMEYLEIGRPLTLYSLRDTHQNEIEKYLKN
- a CDS encoding ATP-binding protein — translated: MKTKIKKGLVNVPKRKKLSLQSTIIVVVTAATLVSLVVSAVLIRNYVIAKEFENTKEKIANIANLAAESSIVKDGLLGLVEQDEVQNYAQMVVDTTNVDFVVVLDTNMIRLSHPDETVIGETFSNVKDAKKALSGKSHYSEQIGVLGDGYRYFTPVFNSSGEVIGVVCVGLTMDTINRDVSDAQWKILVGLGLGLIVGVIGAIFLAQKIKSILFGLEPSEIATRLSEKEIIENEVSEGILAISSNQEIVLVNREAIKMFAQSDIQQEIKLGVHLDEVLYSVLFEQVFETKEKLKDQALYLSGIEVIASVAPIFIEGDFAGAVATFRDQSEMQNLIHELSGTEQYIDSMRAQTHEFMNKMHVILGLIELEKYSEVTSFIRQLNNDYQEEVGYITEKIKVPAIAGFLLGKINEAKEQGVEIILEEQSFLPELKTGESIHLLLQIMGNLLDNAKEAVAHTLDKRVTLLVSYDLEGQILIIKVTDSGQGIAADIQAKMFERGFSTKGEHRGYGLNLIQTIVTNHQGFIEVKSQQNQGTTFYIELPYEMEEAT